One window from the genome of Salvia splendens isolate huo1 chromosome 9, SspV2, whole genome shotgun sequence encodes:
- the LOC121746846 gene encoding probable receptor-like protein kinase At5g20050 — MQMEEDTRSILISIAIILLLITSIIIARLSLKLSESFYLICGAALAAILSVAAIVVLRIRYNTRRKQLEHQISFQGRELRIEYSFLRKVAGVPTKFRHRELEEATDGFRSLLGRGGSGSVFKGILSDGTAVAVKRIDGEERAEKEFKAEVAAIASVQHLNLARLLGYCIASGGSPRFLVYEFVFNGSLDNWIFPKIKPNQRSGCLPWDLRCRIALDVAKALNYLHHDCRSCVLHLDVKPENILLDGDFRALVSDFGLSKLKGRDESRVVTTIRGTRGYMAPEWLLENGVSEKCDVYSYGMVVLEMIGGRRCITELDKGHHSKKKFQFFPRIVVEKLKEGKLMEVVDDRLKEADVDEAELRRMVGVALWCIQEKPRTRPTMAEVVEMLEGRRPVEDAPDTQMLVVDLLSIDEEDDDDGNGRMDKRRKPRAVVVRDSPLSVAPSMAFSTLSGR; from the coding sequence ATGCAAATGGAGGAGGACACAAGATCAATCTTAATCTCCATCGCCATAATTTTACTCCTCATAACCTCCATCATCATCGCCCGCCTCTCCCTCAAACTCTCCGAATCCTTCTACCTCATCTGCGGCGCCGCCCTCGCCGCCATCCTATCCGTCGCCGCCATTGTCGTCCTCCGCATCCGCTACAACACCCGCCGCAAGCAGCTCGAGCACCAGATCAGCTTCCAAGGCCGCGAGCTGCGGATCGAGTACAGCTTCCTCCGCAAAGTCGCCGGCGTCCCCACCAAGTTCCGCCACCGCGAGCTCGAGGAGGCCACCGACGGCTTCCGCTCCCTCCTCGGCCGCGGCGGATCCGGCTCCGTCTTCAAAGGCATCCTCTCCGACGGCACCGCCGTCGCCGTCAAGCGAATCGACGGCGAGGAGCGcgccgagaaggagttcaaagCCGAGGTTGCCGCCATCGCCAGCGTCCAGCACCTAAACCTAGCTCGCCTCCTCGGCTATTGCATTGCCTCCGGTGGCAGCCCTCGCTTCCTCGTTTACGAATTCGTCTTCAACGGATCCCTAGACAATTGGATTTTCCCCAAAATTAAACCTAATCAGAGAAGCGGCTGCTTGCCCTGGGATCTGAGATGCAGAATCGCGTTAGATGTAGCAAAAGCCCTAAATTATCTCCACCACGATTGCCGATCATGCGTCCTGCATTTGGATGTGAAGCCGGAAAACATATTGCTCGACGGCGATTTCCGCGCCCTAGTTTCCGATTTCGGACTGTCGAAGCTCAAGGGGAGGGATGAGAGCCGTGTTGTGACGACGATCCGCGGCACGAGAGGCTACATGGCGCCGGAATGGCTGCTGGAAAACGGTGTTTCAGAAAAATGCGATGTTTACAGCTACGGAATGGTGGTGTTGGAGATGATTGGGGGAAGGAGGTGCATCACTGAGCTTGACAAGGGGCATCACTCCAAAAAAAAGTTTCAGTTCTTTCCGAGGATTGTGGTGGAAAAGTTGAAAGAGGGGAAGTTGATGGAGGTTGTGGATGATAGGTTGAAGGAGGCCGATGTCGATGAGGCCGAGCTGAGACGGATGGTTGGAGTGGCGCTGTGGTGCATACAGGAGAAGCCGAGGACGAGGCCGACCATGGCGGAGGTGGTTGAGATGCTGGAAGGGCGGAGGCCGGTGGAGGATGCGCCCGACACGCAGATGCTTGTCGTGGATCTCTTGTCGATTGATGAAGAGGATGACGATGATGGAAATGGTAGAATGGACAAGCGTCGAAAGCCAAGAGCTGTGGTGGTGCGCGATAGCCCCTTGTCCGTGGCTCCCTCGATGGCCTTCTCCACGCTGTCGGGACGTTGA
- the LOC121746740 gene encoding tudor domain-containing protein 3-like has protein sequence MAAAAASSSQSHLSAALAARGWCLKDTDRIRELITASAALDSVESELLNMDLRSFGGKCLPQPSLLSKTSHLQGPIVLQVCSSRDISRSSVAEAASENSNNRRLLLLKLTDGHNEITAVEYSHVPSFPDDISPGTKVKLQNKADMRSGILCLNKNVITVLGGVVQSLYEEWQLKRKYMNVSRYKLRPSQENASSYPPPFEKLQVRTGRGPSSTSYTPSSEAISSNDHRQSLAARGECSNLRQNVQLQKNNETKDGLTDGAKLLHSNEGNPEKATASERPKVVASVPVQNQVAAQKLLQKTSQPSFGDRNSRFQRRRGKDTEDDSSLLTLDEWERRKTGGNLQTTHEHHHYTEDEELARQLQEHFDLEENNVQNDPLMMDARSIKMSMFSFERDDAGASGRTEFRGRGRGRGRGRGRGRGRRY, from the exons ATGGCGGCCGCCGCCGCTTCTTCTTCGCAGTCTCATCTTTCGGCAGCTCTCGCCGCCAGAGGCTGGTGTTTAAAAGATACTGACCGAATTCGAGAACTCATCACCGCATCTGCCGCCCTCGATTCAGTTGAATCAGAGCTTCTCAATATGGACTTGCGATCCTTTGGCGGAAAATGCTTACCGCAACCTTCTCTTCTCAGCAAAACCTCTCATCTTCAAGGTCCAATTGTGCTTCAG GTGTGCTCAAGCAGAGATATATCTCGGAGTAGTGTGGCTGAGGCTGCTTCAGAAAATTCAAACAACAGACGGCTGTTACTATTGAAGCTCACAGATGGACACAATGAAATAACTGCTGTAGAGTACTCACATGTACCGTCATTTCCTGATGATATTAGCCCTGGGACAAAG GTCAAGCTGCAGAATAAAGCTGATATGCGCAGTGGTATCTTGTGTTTGAACAAAAATGTAATTACTGTTTTAGGCGGCGTTGTTCAGTCTCTTTACGAAGAATGGCAGTTAAAGCGTAAGTACATGAATGTTTCTCGCTACAAGCTCAGGCCATCACAAGAAAATGCATCTAGCTATCCTCCACCATTCGAAAAGCTCCAGGTTCGAACCGGACGTGGCCCTTCATCTACTTCATACACTCCGTCTTCTGAAG CGATATCCTCAAATGACCATCGGCAGAGTCTCGCTGCAAGAGGCGAGTGCTCCAATTTGCGCCAGAATGTCCAGCTCCAGAAAAATAATGAAACTAAAGATGGTTTAACTGATGGAGCAAAGCTGCTTCACTCAAATGAAGGAAATCCCGAGAAGGCAACTGCCTCAGAAAGACCAAAAG TAGTGGCATCTGTACCTGTTCAAAATCAAGTAGCGGCTCAGAAACTTCTCCAGAAAACAAGTCAGCCTAGTTTTGGTGATCGCAATTCTAGATTTCAGAGGCGTAGGGGAAAGGATACAGAAGATGACTCGTCTTTGCTCACCCTTGATGAGTGGGAAAGGAGGAAAACAGGAGGCAATCTTCAGACAACACATGAGCACCACCACTACACTGAAGATGAAGAGCTTGCAAGACAGCTGCAGGAGCACTTTGATTTGGAGGAAAATAAT GTACAAAATGATCCTCTTATGATGGATGCTAGAAGTATAAAGATGAGCATGTTCAGTTTCGAAAGAGATGATGCTGGAGCTTCTGGTCGAACTGAATTCAGGGGAAGAGGGAGGGGAAGAGGTAGGGGACGAGGGagaggaaggggaaggagaTACTGA
- the LOC121749367 gene encoding uncharacterized protein LOC121749367: protein MCHLPVGVEHQAYWAFKEMNINTEAGTAERRMQLQELEELRLDAYDSAMWYKEKTKMWHDKNLRKKELKVGQRVLLFQSRLKLMPGKLRSMWIGSYTIIALRKNGAIELQGSNPNSPSFMVNGHRVKPYREGMEAFVVDDIPLLMPDSLQ, encoded by the coding sequence ATGTGCCATTTACCTGTAGGGGTGGAACATCAAGCCTATTGGGCATTCAAAGAAATGAACATAAACACCGAGGCTGGAACTGCAGAAAGGAGAATGCAGCTACAAGAGCTTGAAGAGCTCCGTCTGGATGCCTAtgactctgccatgtggtacaaagaaaagaccaaAATGTGGCACGACAAGAACCTTCGCaagaaggaactcaaggtggGCCAGAGGGTACTGCTGTTCCAGTCCAGACTGAAATTGATGCCAGGAAAGCTCAGATCAATGTGGATAGGTTCTTATACCATTATCGCCCTCCGAAAAAATGGTGCAATCGAACTCCAAGGAAGCAATCCAAATTcgccttccttcatggtgaatggtcatagggtaaagCCATATAGAGAAGGAATGGAGGCATTTgtggtggacgacattccaTTACTCATGCCTGACTCTCTACAGTGA